One Coffea arabica cultivar ET-39 chromosome 5c, Coffea Arabica ET-39 HiFi, whole genome shotgun sequence DNA window includes the following coding sequences:
- the LOC140007397 gene encoding molybdenum cofactor sulfurase-like, whose amino-acid sequence MDILWEFFISGNVYNLFAFPSECNFSGTRFNLDLVKLIKEDSHNALEGSTYSRGCWMVLIDAAKGGATEPPDLSKHKADFVVISFYKIFGYPTGLGALIVRNETAKLLKKTYFSGGTVAASVADSDFVKRRAGVEEIFEDGTISYLSIASILHGFRILNTLTMSAISRHTTSLATFVRKTLSAMKHENGTHVCTLYGANSSKVLFEGMGPIVSFNLRRPDGSWFGYREVEKLASLAGIQLRTGCFCNPGACAKYLGLSHSDLLSNFEAGHVCWDDHDVLCGKPTGAVRASFGYMSTFEDASNFVNFIKASFVSLPSRTPGVNTLRGTTISPAIEGIGRANPRLKSISIYPIKSCLGFSVSSWPLATTGLLHDREWLLRSTSGEILTQKKVPDMCHITTLIDLDLGILFVESPRCKEKLQIKLKSDFPVGKDEVNIHPQRYEVEVYHDEIDSWFSDAVGRPCTLLRCSGQQGYACSNRNRISRLCRDLETKMNFVNEAQFLLVSEESVNDLNARLRSNVQHHFDGELIQVSTSRFRPNLVVCGGEAYAEDGWRSLRIGKTEFISLGGCNRCQMINLSLQGGKVQRSNEPLATLAEYRRTKGKITFGILLRHDDSTGKHSDAWLHVGEEIRASLA is encoded by the exons ATGGATATCCTTTGGGAATTTTTTATTTCAGGTAATGTCTACAACTTATTTGCATTCCCTTCAGAATGCAACTTTTCAGGTACCAGATTCAACCTCGATCTGGTGAAGCTCATCAAGGAAGATTCACATAATGCGTTGGAAGGTTCCACCTATTCACG TGGATGCTGGATGGTTTTGATTGATGCTGCGAAGGGGGGTGCCACAGAACCACCAGATCTATCTAAGCATAAAGCTGACTTTGTTGTGATCTCATTTTATAAG ATATTTGGCTATCCAACTGGCCTCGGCGCGCTCATTGTTCGAAATG AAACTGCTAAGTTATTGAAGAAGACATACTTCAGTGGAG GCACAGTGGCTGCATCTGTTGCTGACAGTGATTTTGTCAAAAGAAGAGCTGGtgttgaagaaatttttgagGACGGCACTATTTCTTATTTGAGCATTGCATCAATTCTCCATGGATTCAGAATACTTAACACATTAACCATGTCTGCTATATCCCG GCACACAACATCTCTTGCAACTTTTGTGAGGAAAACACTTTCAGCTATGAAGCATGAAAATGGAACTCATGTTTGCACACTTTATGGGGCAAATTCTTCGAAG GTGCTATTTGAAGGAATGGGTCCTATAGTTTCATTTAACTTGAGAAGGCCAGATGGGTCATGGTTTGGCTACCGTGAGGTGGAAAAACTTGCATCTCTAGCTGGGATTCAGTTACGG ACGGGATGTTTTTGCAATCCTGGTGCATGTGCCAAATATCTTGGTTTGTCTCACTCGGATCTTCTTTCCAACTTTGAG GCTGGGCATGTTTGCTGGGATGATCATGATGTGTTATGTGGAAAGCCAACTGGGGCTGTTAGAGCATCCTTTGGTTATATGTCAACATTTGAAGATGCCAGC AATTTTGTGAACTTCATAAAGGCTTCCTTTGTGTCATTACCTTCTCGAACTCCCGGTGTTAATACATTAAGAGGAACAACTATTTCTCCTGCCATTGAAG GAATTGGGAGAGCTAATCCAAGGCTCAAATCTATTTCCATATATCCTATTAAGTCATGCTTGGGCTTTAGTGTCAGCAGTTGGCCCCTTGCCACTACCG GACTGCTACATGATCGAGAGTGGCTTCTCAGGAGCACTAGCGGTGAAATCTTAACACAAAAGAAG GTTCCAGATATGTGCCATATTACCACGCTTATCGACCTTGATTTGGGAATACTGTTTGTGGAGTCACCCCGCTGTAAAGAGAAGCTGCAGATCAAACTTAAATCAGATTTTCCTGTAGGAAAAGATGAAGTGAACATTCATCCTCAGAG GTACGAAGTGGAGGTTTATCACGATGAGATTGACAGCTGGTTTAGTGATGCTGTTGGTCGACCTTGTACTTTACTAAGGTGCTCAGGTCAACAGGGTTATGCTTGCTCAAACAGGAACAGGATTTCAAGGCTGTGTAGAGATCTTGAGACCaaaatgaattttgtgaatGAAGCACAGTTTTTGCTGGTATCTGAGGAAAGTGTCAATGACCTAAATGCTAGGTTGAGATCAA ATGTGCAGCACCACTTTGATGGAGAGTTAATTCAAGTGAGTACATCAAGGTTTCGACCCAACCTGGTAGTGTGTGGTGGGGAAGCATATGCGGAAGATGGATGGAGAAGCCTTAGAATTGGAAAGACAGAATTCATT TCATTGGGTGGTTGCAATCGTTGCCAAATGATCAATTTGAGTTTGCAAGGTGGGAAGGTGCAAAGGTCAAATGAACCGTTGGCTACTTTAGCAGAGTATAGGAGAACGAAG GGGAAAATAACTTTTGGCATATTGCTGAGGCATGACGACAGCACTGGAAAGCACTCAGATGCATGGCTTCATGTAGGAGAAGAAATCCGTGCGAGTTTAGCTTGA